The Bradyrhizobium guangxiense genomic sequence CTTTCCTGGTGCAGATCTTCTTTCTATTCTTCGCTCTGCCGCTCGTCGGGTTGAAGCTCAATCCGACCGCGACCGCCATTATCGCGCTCGGTGTCAACGGCGGCGCCTATGCCATCGAGATCATTCGTGGCGGCGTCCAGTCCATTCATAAAGGACAAATAGAGGCCGGCTACGCGCTCGGACTGCACAAAGGACAGGTGTTCCGCTTCATCGTGCTCAAGCCTGCGCTTCGCGCGATCTACCCCTCGCTCACGGGGCAGTTCATCATGCTGACGCTGACCTCATCGATCTGTTCGGCGGTCTCGGCCTACGAATTGACATCGGTTGCGCAACGCATCGAAAGCGACACGTTCCGCAGCTTCGAGGTCTATTTTTCCGTCACCTTCCTCTATCTCGCGATCTCCTGGCTGCTGATGCTGGGCTTCGCGGTCGTCTCCCACCGCTTCTTCTCATATCCGACACGCTGAGGGAGCGATCATGACACCGCATTTTGGTCTTGCCGAGTTCGGCTTCCTGCTGCGTGGGCTGCAATGGACGGTGTTGCTGACGCTGGTCGCGTTTGTTGGCGGCTGCACGGCAGGCCTCGCCGTCGCATTGCTATGCACCTGCGGTCATAG encodes the following:
- a CDS encoding amino acid ABC transporter permease, with amino-acid sequence MGYTLDFSVVWHAMPALLWGCVGTLGLALAGMTLAMMIGVAGVAARDSKVAWLRATIIGFVEVVRNTPFLVQIFFLFFALPLVGLKLNPTATAIIALGVNGGAYAIEIIRGGVQSIHKGQIEAGYALGLHKGQVFRFIVLKPALRAIYPSLTGQFIMLTLTSSICSAVSAYELTSVAQRIESDTFRSFEVYFSVTFLYLAISWLLMLGFAVVSHRFFSYPTR